The genomic interval CCTTCGGTTTGGGAAATCTTTAAGGTCTCACATTTTAAAAAATCCCCGAATAAAACTATAGATCAAACAAGATTTGTAATCTTGTTTATTTTTTCAAACATCATTATAAATGGTGTTGGATCATTTGCATTTGTCATATTTTTCTATTGTTGGGTGTCAAAGGTAGGAAAAATTCGTGCAAGTCAATGTAGTTCGTGGAAATTATTTTGATTTAAATAAAAATCCCCGAAGTGATTAACTTCGGGGATAATATATTGAGAAGAAAGAAAACCTTATCTAACTATAACCAACTTCTTTACTTCATTAAAGTTTTCAGTCTTGAGCTGATAGAAATAAACACCAGCAGATAGATTCCTTGGAGCCCATGTTTCTGTATATTCATTGACCATTCTATCTTCATTAACTATTTCTGCAACCAATTCACCTAAAACATTATACACTTTAAGTTCAACATATTTAGTATTTCCTTCAAGACCACCAACCATAAACTTAAAGTTTATCTCATTTCCAAGTTGAACAGGATTAGGAAAGCAGGGATTCAAATTTCCAGAAATAATATTCAATTCTCCATTACCATCAATATCAATTGACTTATATTTAATTGGACCGTGAATATCATTTGTTCCACCAAGATTTACTACTTCAAGCCAGTAATAATATGAGGTGTAAATATCTGCTTCTTCGTCTTTAAATGAATATGTATGCATCAGCGTTGTAGTGCCATTTCCTTTAATTATGTCGCTATTGATTTTATTAGATGGTCCGTATGTTTCTCCAATATTACGATAAATATTGAATCCAATCACATCTGTCTCACTTGCAGTTTTCCAGTTAACTGAAACATATCCCTGTTCAGCTTGGTTGATAGTATATTCTGCAGTGAATGAGGAAAGTTCTACTGGGAGGGTTTGGTCATCATTATCTCTGGGATTTATTCTATAATATGGTCCTGAATTATCCCAATCAACAACACCTGTCATCTCTTGATATGTTTCTCCAACAATTAACGAGAAAACGCCAAAATGATAATCCACATTATCACCAACATGGAAAGTATCTGAACCGCAAGAACACACATAATCATAGTTAGTATAAGAATCTACATAGAAATTTTGAATTTTTACAAGTTGACCTTCCCACTTTTCGCCAGGATTAGTATTACTTCCTAAAGTTTCATTAATATCTGAACCATCTATTATGGAAGGTCCATATGGAGAATTTCCTGATGATATAGTATTTAGTAAAGTGGGGTTTATTAATTCGCTAAGTGCGAAATATGAATGTCTCTTTGCAGTAAATAGAATTTCATCGCCAACTGCTACTAAAGCATCAAAATTCCAATCATAAATTAATACACCGTTATAGGCACCAGAAGCATCGCTAATCCAAACACTATTGTAAGCATCGTTTGCGGAAACTATTCCTTGAAATGTTGCAAGGGTGTCATTACTAATAGGTCCACCAGCAACAAGTGTATTTGTATTAGCAATGGGCATAATTCCAGCATAGAAATCGTAATTAGTACTATTGGCTGCATCTGCAATATTATCAACTGTAGTATCTCCTGTCATACTTGGTGATGCTCCTGTAAGATGAACAAGTTTTGCATTACTTCCATCAATAGTGGCAGATGAGAATGTGATAGCGGCTGTGCCTGTTAAGCTATAATCCGCTGGGTCAACAGAAGTTACATCAATATTATAAAAGACGTCTATAGCTGTGTTACTTATTGAATAAGCGCTTTCCATAACTGGCGTTGCTACACCCTCATCTGTTAAAGAAAAATCATCATAGTATACGTAACCACCAGAGGTATCTTCTGCATATACTCTAACTTCAAGATAAAATTGTGTAGCATTTGCTGGTGCTGTAACTGTGGTTGTGTAAAATTGCCAATTTGCATTATTTGTAGAATAAGAGCTTTCAATGGTTGAACCTACTGTAGAACCACTATCATCCTTCCATTTTGACCAAAGTCTTGTTTTTGCGTTATTATCATTATCAAAATAATAATAACTCAAA from Candidatus Cloacimonadota bacterium carries:
- a CDS encoding T9SS type A sorting domain-containing protein; translation: MKKILMALIVGLFVVGFSSLAFAQNLVTNGDLELWTGGIPDNWDHVENITQETTNIHGGTYSAAHQSASTKDFGHEYITGIIAGHDYTLSYYYFDNDNNAKTRLWSKWKDDSGSTVGSTIESSYSTNNANWQFYTTTVTAPANATQFYLEVRVYAEDTSGGYVYYDDFSLTDEGVATPVMESAYSISNTAIDVFYNIDVTSVDPADYSLTGTAAITFSSATIDGSNAKLVHLTGASPSMTGDTTVDNIADAANSTNYDFYAGIMPIANTNTLVAGGPISNDTLATFQGIVSANDAYNSVWISDASGAYNGVLIYDWNFDALVAVGDEILFTAKRHSYFALSELINPTLLNTISSGNSPYGPSIIDGSDINETLGSNTNPGEKWEGQLVKIQNFYVDSYTNYDYVCSCGSDTFHVGDNVDYHFGVFSLIVGETYQEMTGVVDWDNSGPYYRINPRDNDDQTLPVELSSFTAEYTINQAEQGYVSVNWKTASETDVIGFNIYRNIGETYGPSNKINSDIIKGNGTTTLMHTYSFKDEEADIYTSYYYWLEVVNLGGTNDIHGPIKYKSIDIDGNGELNIISGNLNPCFPNPVQLGNEINFKFMVGGLEGNTKYVELKVYNVLGELVAEIVNEDRMVNEYTETWAPRNLSAGVYFYQLKTENFNEVKKLVIVR